A window of Candidatus Poribacteria bacterium genomic DNA:
AGTGAACGTGCCATCGCCGTTGTTCCGATAAAGCACATTGGACTGTCCGAAATTGACGACATGCAGATCAATATACCCGTCTTTATCGTAATCCCCCCAAGCTGTTCCGAGAGAGTTACCAGTATCTGCAACACCGGCTGCTTCTGCGATATTCGTGAACGTGCCATCACCGTTGTTACGGTATAAGACGTTCGCGGCACCATCACCGATAATACCGTCCGCAACGTAGAGATCAATATAGCCATCGTTGTCATAATCTGCCCAAGCAGCACAGAAACTGCTCTGCGGGTCCGCAACACCTGCGGTGTGCGTGACATCGGTAAATGTGCCATCACCGTTGTTATGATAGAGCGTATTCTCCGCTGCCCCCGACCAACCCCCACGCGTGATATAGAGGTCAGGGTAACCGTCGTTATCGTAATCAGCGAAAAGCGAACCCCAACCGCCTCTCGGATCGGCGATGCCCGCTTGTACCGCTGTGTTAGTAAATGTGCCATCGCCGTTATTTCGGTAAAGCGCGTGTGGCTGGTACGTCCCGACAGCAACGATATCCAAATCCCCATCATTATCGTAATCGCCCCAAGCACTCCCGCGTCCGCCATCAATCTTGTCCATCTTTAAGTCGGGGGCAATGTCGGTGAATTGGCTATCGGCTATCGGGTGGAAGGATGGAAGGGTGGAAGATTGGGGGACACCCATCCTTCCATTCTTCCTTTCTTCCATCCAAACGCCACTGATGGCTATTTTAAACTCCTCCGGTAAGTCTGCTGGATAGCCACCGAGTTCATTAGATGCCGTCCATAGGTTCCATAAGGTTTCGGGATCGCGAGGTTTGAGCTGGAGCGACGCTTTGAAATTCTCAACAGCCTTTTCAGGCGCGCCGTGTCGGAGATGATAGACACCGAGATAGTAATACGCACCAGAATGACGGCGGTAATTTTGGATGATATTTTCAAATCGCTCAGCGGCTTTATCGGCTTCACCGAGACGGAATTCAGCTAAGCCGAGTTGGAGCATCGCTTCAAGATTATTCGGTTCAAGTTCCAGTACCTTTTCAAACTGCCGTTTGGATGCCGAGAGATCGGGGACAAGCATCTGTTGCGGCGCGCCTAAGAAATAGCCGAGCCTGATACGTGCCTCGGTATCATCAGGGTTTACCTCTAAAGCATTGGTGAGGGCAGTCGTAGAATCAGAAAAGCGTTGTTGATAACTGAAAACCTGCGCTAATGTTAGATACGCTCTCGAAAGTTTATCCTTCGCTTCCGGGACCTGTTTAAGTAGGTTTATCAGCGTTTGCAACGTCTCTTCGGCACGAGCAAACTTCTGCTGTCGGACATAGGTACGTGCAAGCAACATGCGTGCATCGTGGGCATTCGTATCAATTCGTAGGCACGACTGAAATGCTTCTTCCGCTTCGACGAAGTTGTTCCTGTCTAATGCGTCCATGCCCCTCTGATAGTGCGCGGTGACTTGCGGGTTCGCGTCATTT
This region includes:
- a CDS encoding FG-GAP-like repeat-containing protein, coding for MRATFSIFLIFLISIGCNTDSPQNDANPQVTAHYQRGMDALDRNNFVEAEEAFQSCLRIDTNAHDARMLLARTYVRQQKFARAEETLQTLINLLKQVPEAKDKLSRAYLTLAQVFSYQQRFSDSTTALTNALEVNPDDTEARIRLGYFLGAPQQMLVPDLSASKRQFEKVLELEPNNLEAMLQLGLAEFRLGEADKAAERFENIIQNYRRHSGAYYYLGVYHLRHGAPEKAVENFKASLQLKPRDPETLWNLWTASNELGGYPADLPEEFKIAISGVWMEERKNGRMGVPQSSTLPSFHPIADSQFTDIAPDLKMDKIDGGRGSAWGDYDNDGDLDIVAVGTYQPHALYRNNGDGTFTNTAVQAGIADPRGGWGSLFADYDNDGYPDLYITRGGWSGAAENTLYHNNGDGTFTDVTHTAGVADPQSSFCAAWADYDNDGYIDLYVADGIIGDGAANVLYRNNGDGTFTNIAEAAGVADTGNSLGTAWGDYDKDGYIDLHVVNFGQSNVLYRNNGDGTFTDVTPMTGMNLPVTDAFVTFFLDVDNDADLDIFISNSGSFQAFIAGQITGTAPHDGDRQVLYRNNGDGTFTDVTRESGLYHAFGAMGANFGDINSDGYLDIYLATGAPQMGRLERDALFRNNGDGTFTDATFALGLGNIGKGHGVTFGDIDTDGDVDIYVPVGGAFIGDQWHNLFYQNTGTGNNYLNLKLVGVKSNRDGIGAKVTLRVGSSVIYREVSGGCGFGSTNSLPLEIGLGKHTKVDTLEIVWPSGQVDTHRNLSVNQRLVITEGKGL